Proteins encoded in a region of the Pseudomonas viciae genome:
- the urtB gene encoding urea ABC transporter permease subunit UrtB encodes MPTALYRLILALVLLLPLEAHAGDTEDFVAANPTQQAKLLETWAAQPEPERVELINALQQGQLTVDGQPKTLRLNNRLRGLIETALASHQLLAVDAHVRLGAAQQLQKSARPAQLAFLDRQLAGEQDEDVHAALSLALANLQLVDANPSVRLAAVRLLGETGDPLARTRLEGLLEPGVETDANVRTAAETSLSQVKRKLLVGELLGQAFSGMSLGSILLLAALGLAITFGLLGVINMAHGEMLMLGAYSTYVVQMLFQRFAPNAIEFYPLIALPVAFFITAAIGMALERTVIRHLYGRPLETLLATWGISLMLIQLVRLLFGAQNVEVANPAWLSGGIQVLPNLVLPYNRIVIIAFALFVVVLTWLLLNKTRLGLNVRAVTQNRNMAACCGVPTGRVDMLAFGLGSGIAGLGGVALSQIGNVGPDLGQSYIIDSFLVVVLGGVGQLAGSVFAAFGLGIANKILEPQIGAVLGKILILALIILFIQKRPQGLFALKGRVID; translated from the coding sequence ATGCCCACCGCCCTTTACCGCCTCATCCTCGCCCTGGTGCTGCTGTTGCCGCTGGAGGCCCACGCCGGTGACACCGAAGACTTCGTCGCCGCCAATCCGACCCAGCAGGCCAAGCTCCTGGAAACCTGGGCCGCGCAGCCTGAGCCGGAGCGTGTCGAACTGATCAATGCCTTGCAGCAAGGCCAGTTGACCGTCGACGGCCAACCCAAGACTCTGCGCCTGAACAACCGCTTGCGCGGGCTGATCGAAACCGCCCTCGCCAGCCATCAACTGCTTGCCGTCGATGCCCACGTGCGCCTGGGCGCCGCGCAGCAATTGCAAAAAAGCGCCCGTCCAGCCCAACTGGCTTTCCTCGACCGACAACTGGCCGGCGAGCAGGACGAAGACGTGCACGCCGCCCTGAGCCTGGCCCTGGCAAACCTGCAACTGGTGGACGCCAACCCGAGCGTGCGCCTGGCCGCCGTGCGATTGCTGGGGGAAACCGGCGACCCACTGGCCCGTACCCGCCTCGAAGGCCTGCTCGAACCCGGCGTCGAAACCGATGCCAACGTACGCACCGCCGCTGAAACCAGCCTCAGCCAGGTCAAGCGCAAACTGTTGGTGGGCGAGTTGTTGGGCCAGGCCTTCAGCGGCATGTCCCTGGGCTCGATCCTGCTGCTCGCCGCCCTCGGCCTGGCAATCACCTTCGGCTTGCTGGGGGTGATCAACATGGCCCACGGCGAGATGCTCATGTTGGGGGCCTATTCCACCTACGTGGTGCAGATGCTGTTCCAGCGCTTCGCCCCGAACGCCATCGAGTTCTACCCACTGATCGCCCTGCCGGTGGCGTTTTTCATCACCGCGGCCATCGGTATGGCTCTGGAGCGCACGGTGATTCGCCACCTCTACGGGCGTCCGTTGGAAACCCTGCTCGCCACCTGGGGCATCAGCCTGATGCTGATCCAACTGGTGCGCCTGCTGTTCGGCGCGCAGAACGTCGAAGTCGCCAACCCGGCCTGGCTGTCGGGCGGGATCCAGGTGTTGCCGAACCTGGTGCTGCCGTACAACCGCATCGTGATCATCGCCTTCGCCCTGTTCGTGGTGGTGTTGACCTGGCTGCTGCTGAACAAGACCCGCTTGGGCCTGAACGTGCGCGCCGTCACCCAGAACCGCAACATGGCTGCCTGCTGCGGCGTGCCCACCGGCCGCGTGGACATGCTCGCGTTCGGCCTCGGCTCGGGCATCGCCGGACTCGGTGGCGTGGCCCTGAGCCAGATCGGCAACGTCGGCCCGGACCTGGGCCAGAGCTACATCATCGACTCGTTCCTGGTGGTGGTGCTCGGTGGCGTCGGCCAGTTGGCCGGTAGCGTGTTCGCCGCCTTCGGCCTGGGCATCGCCAACAAGATTCTCGAACCGCAGATCGGCGCCGTACTCGGCAAGATCCTGATCCTCGCGCTGATCATTCTGTTCATCCAGAAGCGTCCGCAAGGCCTCTTCGCGCTCAAAGGACGGGTAATCGACTGA
- the urtA gene encoding urea ABC transporter substrate-binding protein, with product MKRRSLIKAFTLSASIAAMGMAWTVQAAETIKVGILHSLSGTMAISETSLKDMALMTIDEINAKGGVNGKKLEAVVVDPASNWPLFAEKGRQLLTQDKVAVVFGCWTSVSRKSVLPVFEELNGLLFYPVQYEGEEMSPNVFYTGAAPNQQAIPAVEYLMSEEGGSAKRYFLLGTDYVYPRTTNKILRSFLHSKGVADKDIEEVYTPFGHSDYQTIVANIKKFSAGGKTAVISTVNGDSNVPFYKELANQGLKATDVPVVAFSVGEEELRGIDTKPLVGNLAAWNYFESVDNPANKKFVDSWKAYAKAKNLPGADKAVTNDPMEATYVGIHMWAQAVEKAKSTDVDKVREALAGQTFAAPSGYTLTMDKTNHHLHKPVMIGEIQADGQFNVVWQTEGPIRAQPWSPFIAGNDKKPDYAVKSN from the coding sequence ATGAAGCGTCGTAGCTTGATCAAGGCTTTTACACTCTCGGCAAGCATTGCCGCGATGGGCATGGCCTGGACCGTCCAGGCCGCCGAAACCATCAAGGTCGGCATCCTGCATTCGCTGTCCGGGACCATGGCGATCTCCGAAACGTCCCTCAAGGACATGGCGCTGATGACCATCGATGAGATCAACGCCAAGGGTGGTGTGAACGGCAAGAAGCTCGAAGCGGTGGTCGTGGACCCGGCGTCGAACTGGCCGCTGTTCGCGGAAAAGGGCCGTCAACTGCTGACCCAGGACAAGGTTGCCGTGGTGTTCGGCTGCTGGACGTCGGTGTCGCGTAAATCCGTGTTGCCGGTGTTCGAAGAACTCAACGGCCTGCTGTTCTACCCAGTGCAATACGAAGGCGAAGAGATGTCGCCAAACGTGTTCTACACCGGCGCGGCGCCGAACCAGCAGGCGATTCCGGCGGTGGAATACCTGATGAGCGAAGAAGGTGGCAGCGCCAAGCGCTACTTCCTGCTGGGCACCGACTACGTCTACCCGCGCACCACCAACAAGATCCTGCGCTCGTTCCTGCACTCCAAAGGTGTGGCGGACAAGGACATCGAAGAGGTCTACACCCCGTTCGGCCACAGCGATTACCAGACCATCGTGGCGAACATCAAAAAGTTCTCGGCCGGCGGCAAGACGGCGGTCATTTCCACAGTCAACGGCGACTCCAACGTGCCCTTCTATAAGGAACTGGCGAACCAGGGCCTGAAGGCCACCGACGTACCGGTCGTGGCGTTCTCCGTGGGCGAGGAAGAACTGCGCGGCATCGACACCAAACCGCTGGTGGGCAACCTGGCGGCGTGGAACTACTTCGAGTCCGTGGATAACCCGGCGAACAAGAAATTCGTTGATTCCTGGAAGGCCTATGCCAAGGCCAAGAACCTGCCAGGCGCGGATAAAGCCGTGACCAACGACCCGATGGAGGCAACTTACGTTGGTATCCACATGTGGGCGCAAGCGGTGGAAAAAGCCAAGTCCACCGACGTCGACAAAGTCCGCGAAGCCCTGGCCGGCCAGACCTTCGCCGCGCCGTCGGGCTATACCCTGACCATGGACAAGACCAACCACCACCTGCACAAGCCGGTGATGATCGGCGAGATCCAGGCCGACGGTCAGTTCAACGTGGTCTGGCAGACCGAAGGCCCGATCCGCGCCCAACCGTGGAGCCCCTTCATCGCCGGCAACGACAAGAAGCCTGACTATGCGGTGAAGAGCAACTGA
- a CDS encoding FecCD family ABC transporter permease, with protein sequence MNGRRYGALLVLLGALMLVSCVVSLGFGPARVPVAVVWDILLNKAFGVGNAYWTPGQEHIVWLIRVPRLLLGALVGAGLALIGAVLQAVTRNPLADPHLLGVTSGATLGAVIVVLHVGEIIGLLTLPLAAFIGALLSMLLVLAIASRQGRLESDRLLLCGVAVSFVMMAAANLLLFLGDHRASSAVMFWMLGGLGLARWELLAVPATSVLLGLVLLLGMARPLNALMAGEQTAVTLGLNAAKVRLWIFLIASLMTGVLVSISGSIGFVGLMVPHIARRLVGAEHRRLLPACVLLGSLFLVWVDVAARTLIAPEDLPIGVATAAIGGLFFIGLMRRR encoded by the coding sequence ATGAACGGTCGTCGCTATGGCGCCCTGCTGGTGCTCCTCGGCGCGCTGATGCTGGTGTCGTGCGTGGTGTCCCTGGGTTTTGGTCCAGCGCGGGTGCCGGTGGCGGTGGTCTGGGACATTTTGCTGAACAAGGCTTTTGGTGTCGGTAACGCCTATTGGACTCCAGGCCAGGAACATATCGTCTGGCTGATCCGTGTACCGCGCTTGCTGCTGGGTGCTTTGGTGGGCGCGGGGCTCGCGCTGATCGGTGCGGTGCTGCAAGCGGTCACCCGCAACCCGCTGGCCGATCCGCACCTGCTGGGAGTCACGTCCGGCGCGACCCTGGGCGCGGTCATCGTGGTGCTGCATGTCGGCGAGATCATCGGCTTGCTGACCCTGCCACTGGCCGCGTTCATCGGCGCGCTGCTGAGCATGCTGCTGGTGCTGGCCATTGCCAGTCGCCAGGGTCGCCTGGAAAGTGATCGGCTGTTGCTGTGCGGCGTGGCGGTGTCATTCGTGATGATGGCGGCGGCCAATCTGCTGCTGTTTTTGGGTGACCATCGCGCCAGTTCCGCGGTGATGTTCTGGATGCTCGGCGGCCTGGGCCTGGCGCGCTGGGAACTGCTGGCGGTGCCGGCCACCAGTGTGTTGCTGGGGCTGGTGTTACTGCTGGGCATGGCCCGCCCGCTGAATGCGCTGATGGCCGGCGAACAGACCGCCGTGACCTTGGGTTTGAACGCGGCGAAAGTACGGTTGTGGATCTTTTTGATCGCGTCGCTGATGACCGGTGTGCTGGTGTCCATCAGCGGCTCGATTGGTTTTGTCGGGCTGATGGTGCCGCACATTGCCAGGCGGCTGGTCGGTGCCGAACATCGGCGGCTGTTGCCGGCCTGCGTGCTGCTCGGCAGCCTGTTCCTGGTGTGGGTGGACGTGGCGGCGCGGACACTGATCGCCCCCGAGGATTTACCGATTGGTGTCGCCACCGCCGCCATCGGCGGTCTGTTCTTCATCGGCCTGATGCGCCGCCGCTGA
- a CDS encoding ABC transporter substrate-binding protein — protein MTLRSLLSLALLLVSAHALAEATRYPLTVQSCNRQVVFNEAPRHAVSHDINMTQMMLALGLKPRMVGYSGISGWKSVTPEMAKILDGLPELAAKYPSVETLLSANVDFFFAGWDYGMRVGGDLTPQTLQPLGINVYELTESCAFVMQRPPASLEDTYNDLRNLGRIFDVQDRANALIATMQAQVAEVRKHLPADQPRVFLYDSGEDRAMTSGRLGMPQALIDAAGGRNILDDVETSWTRVNWENVVERNPQVIVIVDYGEVSAEQKQQFLLDNPALQSVEAIKHRRFIVIPYVQATPGIDNVLAVQTLARGFHRQ, from the coding sequence ATGACCCTGCGTTCCCTGCTGTCGCTTGCCCTGCTGCTGGTCAGTGCCCATGCCCTTGCCGAAGCGACCCGTTACCCATTGACGGTGCAGAGCTGCAACCGCCAGGTGGTGTTCAACGAGGCACCTCGGCACGCCGTCAGCCATGACATCAACATGACCCAGATGATGCTCGCCCTGGGCCTCAAGCCGCGCATGGTCGGCTACAGCGGCATCAGTGGCTGGAAGTCGGTGACGCCCGAGATGGCGAAGATTCTCGATGGCCTGCCGGAACTGGCGGCCAAGTACCCGTCGGTGGAAACCCTGCTCAGTGCCAATGTCGATTTCTTTTTTGCTGGCTGGGACTACGGCATGCGGGTGGGCGGCGACCTGACGCCACAGACCCTGCAACCGCTGGGCATCAACGTGTATGAGTTGACCGAATCCTGCGCGTTCGTGATGCAACGTCCGCCAGCCTCGCTGGAAGACACCTACAACGACCTGCGCAATCTCGGCAGGATTTTCGACGTACAGGATCGCGCCAACGCACTGATCGCCACGATGCAGGCCCAGGTGGCCGAAGTGCGCAAACATCTGCCAGCCGACCAGCCGCGGGTGTTCCTGTATGACAGCGGCGAAGATCGCGCCATGACTTCCGGCCGCCTCGGCATGCCCCAGGCCCTGATCGACGCGGCTGGTGGGCGCAACATTCTGGATGACGTGGAGACCAGTTGGACCCGGGTGAACTGGGAGAACGTGGTGGAGCGCAACCCGCAGGTGATCGTGATCGTCGACTACGGCGAAGTCAGCGCCGAGCAGAAACAGCAATTCCTGCTGGACAACCCGGCCCTGCAATCGGTGGAGGCGATCAAGCACCGACGCTTCATCGTGATCCCCTACGTGCAGGCCACGCCGGGCATCGATAACGTGCTGGCGGTGCAAACCCTGGCGCGGGGTTTTCACCGCCAATGA
- a CDS encoding ABC transporter ATP-binding protein, whose translation MTSLTLSHLAWTPLGHGHCHHQFQLRDVTLQVAAGEFVGLIGPNGSGKTSLLRCAYRFSRPEHGEVKLEHHNVWKQSSRWCAQRIAVVLQEFPDAFGLTVEEVVAMGRTPHKGLFDGDNLEDRRLVLQALQSAGLEGFGEHGFATLSGGEKQRVILARALAQQPQLLILDEPTNHLDPHYQLQLLQLIKGLGIGTLASLHDLNLAAAFCDRLYVIEHGRIVASGTPKDVLTTELLREVFGVDALVDEHPLSGYPRITWITQP comes from the coding sequence ATGACCTCGCTAACCCTCTCCCACCTCGCCTGGACGCCCCTGGGCCATGGCCACTGCCATCACCAGTTCCAGCTGCGTGACGTGACGTTGCAGGTGGCGGCCGGGGAGTTCGTCGGGTTGATCGGGCCCAACGGCAGCGGCAAGACCAGCCTGCTGCGCTGTGCCTACCGTTTCAGCCGGCCGGAACACGGCGAGGTCAAACTCGAGCATCACAACGTCTGGAAACAATCCTCGCGCTGGTGCGCCCAACGCATCGCCGTGGTGCTGCAAGAGTTTCCCGACGCCTTCGGCCTGACGGTGGAAGAAGTGGTCGCCATGGGCCGCACGCCCCACAAAGGCCTGTTCGATGGCGACAACCTCGAGGACCGCCGCCTGGTCCTCCAGGCACTGCAATCGGCGGGGCTTGAAGGCTTTGGTGAGCACGGCTTCGCCACCCTTTCGGGCGGTGAAAAGCAACGGGTGATCCTCGCCCGGGCCCTGGCCCAGCAGCCGCAGTTGCTGATCCTCGACGAACCGACCAATCACCTCGACCCCCACTATCAATTGCAATTGCTGCAACTGATCAAAGGCCTGGGCATCGGCACCCTCGCCAGCCTCCACGACCTGAACCTCGCCGCCGCCTTCTGTGACCGACTGTACGTGATCGAACACGGGCGCATCGTTGCCAGCGGCACACCCAAGGATGTCCTGACCACCGAGCTGTTGCGCGAGGTGTTCGGCGTCGACGCGCTGGTGGATGAACACCCGCTGTCCGGCTACCCACGAATTACCTGGATAACCCAACCATGA
- a CDS encoding PepSY-associated TM helix domain-containing protein: MSQPKPNFYNLAWRWHFYAGLFVAPFMVMLALTGIIYLFKPQLDPLMYGSLLNVPAGHHTLAADDLLKQIRQAYPEGQVKQYLPPPNAERSAQFVVIDKGRELNVFIDPYHGDVLGEQDAKNNLQAMARAIHGELLIGTVGDRLVEMAAGWGVVLVVSGLFLWWPRGQSSAGVLWPRWSSRGRLFWRDLHVVIGFWGAALLLVMLLSGMTWTGFWGKQYANLWNRFPAAMWNDVPKSDVEAGSLNNAHRQTVPWAVENTPMPMSGDHAEHMAHGGMHDGPAAPTVSLQAVQDIASERQVTPGYSITLPTTSTGVFTIAVFADDPRNDATLHVDQYTGKVLADVRWTHYSVVARATETGVMLHEGKMFGPLNQIIVLLICLMILLSAVSGVVIWWKRRPEGKFGVPPLRHDLPTWKTGVFIMLALAVVFPLVGASLVVVWVLDRLVTRFNRQPEVVSSSS, translated from the coding sequence ATGAGCCAACCGAAACCCAATTTCTACAACCTGGCCTGGCGCTGGCATTTTTACGCCGGGCTGTTCGTGGCGCCTTTCATGGTGATGCTGGCCCTGACCGGCATCATTTACCTGTTCAAGCCGCAACTCGACCCGTTGATGTACGGCAGCCTGCTGAACGTGCCCGCCGGCCATCACACCCTGGCGGCGGACGACTTGCTCAAGCAGATCCGCCAGGCCTACCCCGAAGGCCAGGTCAAACAGTACCTGCCGCCGCCCAACGCCGAGCGCAGCGCGCAGTTCGTGGTGATCGACAAAGGCCGGGAACTGAACGTGTTCATCGACCCGTACCATGGCGATGTCCTCGGCGAGCAGGATGCGAAAAACAACCTGCAAGCCATGGCCCGGGCCATCCATGGCGAGTTGCTGATCGGCACCGTCGGTGATCGCCTGGTAGAAATGGCCGCCGGCTGGGGCGTGGTGCTGGTGGTGTCCGGGCTGTTCCTGTGGTGGCCGCGCGGACAATCGTCGGCCGGTGTGCTGTGGCCACGCTGGAGCAGTCGTGGCCGCTTGTTCTGGCGCGACCTGCACGTGGTCATCGGCTTCTGGGGGGCGGCGCTCCTGCTGGTGATGCTACTCAGCGGCATGACCTGGACCGGCTTCTGGGGCAAGCAATACGCCAACCTCTGGAATCGCTTTCCGGCGGCGATGTGGAACGACGTGCCCAAGTCCGACGTGGAGGCAGGCAGTCTCAACAACGCCCACCGCCAGACCGTACCCTGGGCCGTGGAAAACACGCCGATGCCAATGTCCGGCGACCATGCCGAACACATGGCCCACGGCGGCATGCACGACGGCCCCGCCGCCCCGACCGTCAGCCTGCAAGCGGTGCAGGACATCGCCAGCGAACGCCAGGTCACGCCCGGCTACAGCATCACCTTGCCGACCACGTCCACCGGTGTGTTCACCATCGCCGTGTTCGCCGACGACCCGCGCAATGACGCCACCCTGCACGTGGACCAGTACACCGGCAAGGTCCTGGCCGACGTGCGCTGGACGCACTACAGCGTGGTGGCCCGCGCCACCGAAACCGGGGTGATGCTCCACGAAGGCAAGATGTTTGGCCCGCTGAACCAGATCATTGTGCTGCTGATTTGCCTGATGATCCTGCTCAGCGCTGTCAGTGGCGTAGTGATCTGGTGGAAGCGCCGGCCAGAGGGCAAGTTCGGCGTACCGCCACTGCGTCACGATCTGCCGACGTGGAAAACCGGGGTGTTCATCATGCTGGCCCTGGCGGTGGTGTTCCCGTTGGTTGGGGCTTCGCTGGTGGTGGTGTGGGTGTTGGATCGGCTCGTCACCCGCTTCAATCGCCAGCCTGAGGTTGTCTCATCTTCAAGCTGA